The Chloroflexia bacterium SDU3-3 genomic interval GAGATCGTGCGGCGGCTGGTGCGCAAGCTGCGCCGCGAGGATCAGCGCGCCGCCGTGGACCGCGCGCTCGACCTGCTGGGCCGCATGGCCCACATCTACGGCCCGCCGTCCGAGGCCATCCCCCAGCTGGCCGCGCTGCTGGAAGAGTACCGCCTGCCCGCCGACGGCCTGGCCGACCTGCGCGCCATCCTCGATCTAGTGATCGCATCGGGTGTGCCCGAGGAGCGGATCGTGGCCGACTTTGGCCTGGGGCGCGGCCTGCACTACTACACCGGTGCGATCTTCGAGATCTACGCCGACGATGTGCAGCTGTGCGGCGGCGGGCGCTACGACGATCTGGTGGCCGCCCTGGGCGGGCGGCAGCCCACCCCCGCCGTGGGTTTCGCCTATGGCCTAGAGCGCGTGGCCCTAGCTGCCCAGCAGGCCCAGCCGCAGCCGCTGCCGAGCGAGGTGGTGGTGGTGCCCGCCGAGGATGCCAGCTTCCCCTATGCCCAGCGCGTGGCCGCAGCCCTGCGCCAGCGCGGCTATGTGGCCACGGTGGATGTGCGCGGTCGCAACGCGGCCACCAACGCCCGCGATGCGGCGCGGCGCGGCGCGCTGGCGCTGGCGATCGTCGGGCCGGAGCACGAGGCGAGCGGCACCCTGGTATGGCGCAGCCTCGCCGACCGCAGCGAGCAGGTGCTGGCGCTCGAAGCGCTGCCGCCAGTCGCCTAGTTCCCTCTCAATAAAGGCGGACCGATGACACGAGGAAATCGACCTGCCCCCGATGATGCGGCGTGGGGATACTACGCCGCGCTGCACCCCAATGCCCTTGAGCGCATTCTGGATGAGTCGCCGGTGGCCTACCTGCCCTGGGGCGCGCTCGACTGGCACGGGCCGCACCTGCCCTTCGGCGTCGCTGGCTTCACCGCCGAGGCCATCTGCGAGCGCGTGGCGCGCCGCGCCGGCGGGGTGATCCTGCCCACCACATGGTGGCCGATCACCGCCGTGCCCCACCACTTCTCGATCTCGCTGCCCAGCCACGTGGTGCTGGCGCTCTGGGATGCGCTGTTCGCCGAGCTGATGCGGCTGGGCGTGCAGCTGGCGGTGGTGGCCACCGGCCACTATGCCCACGCCCACGACCTGCTGCTGATGGATGCCGCCGAGACCGCGATGGAGCGCTACGGCATCATGGTGCTGGCCATCCCGCCCATGGCGCTGGTGGATGACCAGATGCTCGACCACGCCGCCCACTGGGAGGTGGCCCAGATGCTGGCCATCCGCCCGCGCCTGGTGGATGTGGCCGCGCTGGGCGAGGGGCCGCTGCCCCCGGCCATCACCGGCGTGTTGGGCAACGACCCGCGCGCTGCCACCCCCTCGCAGGGCGAGTCGGCGCTGGTGCTGGCCACCGAGAGCCTGGTGGGCGCGGTGCGCGCCCTGCTCGAAAACCACAGCCACGCCAGCATCCGCGAGCTGTACGCCCGCCGCCGCCGCGTCTACCAGCGCTACGTCGAGACCTACTTCCGCGGCTCGTGGGAGGAGGCGGCCCAGGCCTGGTGGGCCGATCGCACAAGGCCGAGTGCCGAGTAACCACTCAATGAATACGGTGAATGCGATATGAATCTACGATTTGCCCTCCCTTCCAAAGGCCCCATGTACGATGGCTCGGCGGCCTTTCTTGAAAGCTGCAATCTCAAGGTCTCGCGCCCCAACCCGCGCCGCTACACGGCGGGCATCCGCACGCTGCCCCAGGCCGATGTGCTGCTGCACCGCCCCGCCGACATCGTGGAGAAGGTGGCCGATGGCGAGATCGACCTGGGCATCACCGGCCTGGATCTGGTCGAGGAGCAGCGCGGCGACCGCGACGACCTGCTGGTGATCTACGACGACCTAGGCTTTGGCCGCGCCGAGCTGGTGATCGCCGTGCCCGACTCGTGGATCGACGTGAGCAGCTGGCGCGATCTGGCCGATCTCTCGGTGGAGCTGCAGGGCCAGGGTCGCCCGCTGCGGATCGCCACCAAGTACCCCAACCAGGTGCGCGCCTTCTGCTACGCCCACGGTATCAACTTCTTCCGCCTGATCGACTCGCAGGGCGCGACCGAGGCCGCCCCCGGCCTGGGCTACGCCGACATCATCGCCGACATCACCGAGACCGGCACCACCCTGCGCGACAACCAGCTAAAAATCGTGGGCGGCCAGCTGCTGCGCTCGCAGGCCTGCCTGGTGGCCAACCGCGCCACCCTGCGCGCCGACGCCCAGAAGCTGGCGGCGGTGCGCACTGTGCTGGAGCTGGTGGAGGCCCGCCAGCGCGGGCGGCAGTTCGTGCAGGTGGTGGCCAACGTGCCCGGCGCATCCGCCGAGGAGGTGGGCCGCAAGGTCGCGCAGAAGCGCGATCTGGCTGGCATGCAGGGGCCGACCGTGGCCCCGGTGTGGACGCCCGACGGCGCGTCGTTCGAGTGGCACACCGTCACCATCGTGGTGCGCCAGGAGCAGGTGCTCTCGGCCATCGAGCACCTGCGCACGCTCGGCGGCGATGGCATCACCGTGACGACGGCCCAGTATGTGTTTACGGCCCACAGCGATGAGTACCAGCGCCTGCTGCGTGCGCTCGATCTGGCCTAGCCTTGGGGAGAAACAAGCGATGACCCTGCCGATTTTTGATGATGTGGCCGAGGCCCAGCGCACCGTGCTGCGCCGCGTGTCGCTGGATGAGGTGGTGGTGCCGCCATCCATGCTGGATGCCAATGAGCGCCTGTTTGGCGAGCGCATCTCGCCCGATGAGGCGGTGCGGCGGATCGTGGCCGATGTGCGCGGGCGCGGCGATGCGGCCATCCGCGAGTGGAGCGCCAAGCTGGATGGCTTCGGCGGCGGCGCGCTGGAGGTGCCCCGCGCCGAGATCGAGGCGGCGGCGGCCCGGCTCGACCCCGATCTGCTAGATGCGCTGCGGCTGTCTGCCGAGCAGATCGAGCGCTTCCACAAGCGCCAGGCCCGCAACTCGTGGGTCGATTTCTCCGCCGAGGGTGCGCTGGGCCAGATCGTGGTGCCGCTGCAGCGCGTGGGCCTCTACGCCCCCGGCGGCAGCGCGCCCCTGCCATCCTCGCTGCTGATGGCGGCCATCCCTGCCCGCGTGGCCGGGGTGGATGAGATCGTGGTCTGCTCGCCGCCCCAGCGCGCCACCGGCACCGTGGCCGATATCGTGCTGGCCGCCGCGTTGGTGGCCGGAGTCGATCGGGTGTTTGCTATCGGCGGGGCGCAGGCCATCGCGGCCATGGCCTACGGCAGCGAGAGCGTGCCCCAGGTCGATAAGATCGCTGGCCCCGGCAACCTGTTTGTGGTGCTGGCCAAGCGCCAGGTCTACGGCGTGGTCGGCATCGAGGCCCTGCCCGGCCCGACCGAGACCATGGTGATCGCGGATGCGAATGCCGACCCGCGCCTGGCCGCCGCCGACCTGCTGGCCCAGGCCGAGCACGACCTGGTGGCCTCGGCCATCCTGCTCACGCCCAGCCGCGCCCTGGCCGAGGCGGTGCAGGCCGAGGTGTCCCGCCAGCTGGAGCAGCTCTCGCGCGCCGAGATCGCCGCCCAGTCCATCGCGGCGCGCGGCGGGGCGGTGGTCGTGCCCGACCTAGATGCGGCCTTCGCGCTGGCCAACGCCTACGCGCCCGAGCACCTCTGCCTGCTGGTGGATGAGCCGTGGCAGCACGTGGGCAAGGTGCGCAACGCCGGGGGCATCTTCCTGGGCGAGCGCTCGTTCGAGGTGCTGGGCGACTATGTGGCTGGCCCCTCGCACATCATGCCCACTGGCGGCACAGCCCGCTACGCCTCGCCGGTGAACGTGGACGACTTCCGCAAGGTCATCTCGCTAGTGGGCCTGAACGAGGCCGCGCTGGCTCGCATCGGCCCCGCCGCCGCCCGCCTAGCCCGCGCCGAGGGCCTGACCGCCCACGAGTCGGCGGTGCGCCAGCGCCTGGGCGAGTAGCACTATGGGGCGCTGGGGGTAAAGCCCAGCGCCCCGCTGCTGCCAGCCCTTCGCGCCATTCAGCCACCGCTTCGCGGCCTTGAGTCACCGCTTCGCGGCCTTGAGTCACCACTTCGCGCCATTCAGCCACCGCTTCGTGGCCTTGAGTCACCGCTTCGTGGCCTTGAGTCACCGCTTCGCGCCATTCAGCCACCGCTTCGCGCCATTCGGCCACCACTTCGCGCCATTCGGCCACCACTTCACGCCATTCAGCCACCACTTCACGCCATTCAGCCACCGCTTCGCGGCGTTGAGTCACCGCTTCGCGGCGTTGAGTCACCGCTTCGCGCCATTCTGCCTTTCTTCACGCCATTCTGCCTGATCTAGGATAGGGGCCGAAATTGGATAGAGCATCAATGCCCAGATTGTAGGGCTTTCGATGCCTGCGGCGGGCGCGCGATGCAATTATTGACGATGGGGCGGGTCTTGTGCCCGCCCCATCGTCTTGGCAGGGCATTGTGGGAATGAGGCTGGAGTCGATGTCGGCAATGGTGATCATCACCAGCAGCCCCATCCCACCTGGCCCATGCGGCGAAGGTGCCGCGCATGCCAGCTGGCCATATGCACGAACACGAGCTGCCAGGAAAATGGCATTGGAACGCTACAAATTGGGGTTCCAAGGGGCGATGCCCCTGGCGGGGTTCCAAGGGCGCGGAGCCCTTGGTGCCGCCCGCACAGGGCCTGCACCACCATCCAAACACACCCACTATCGACGAAGGCGCACCCTAGCTCAATCAACCGCAACGCGCCGTTTCGTCAACAACGCCTCAGAAAACCATAAAAAGTGACACCATGTAAGGGCGATGCCCCCTGGTGGGGTTCCTAGGGGCTAGCTCCTAGGCGCTGCCTGCGTAGGGCATCCACTCA includes:
- a CDS encoding creatininase family protein — encoded protein: MTRGNRPAPDDAAWGYYAALHPNALERILDESPVAYLPWGALDWHGPHLPFGVAGFTAEAICERVARRAGGVILPTTWWPITAVPHHFSISLPSHVVLALWDALFAELMRLGVQLAVVATGHYAHAHDLLLMDAAETAMERYGIMVLAIPPMALVDDQMLDHAAHWEVAQMLAIRPRLVDVAALGEGPLPPAITGVLGNDPRAATPSQGESALVLATESLVGAVRALLENHSHASIRELYARRRRVYQRYVETYFRGSWEEAAQAWWADRTRPSAE
- the hisG gene encoding ATP phosphoribosyltransferase, giving the protein MNLRFALPSKGPMYDGSAAFLESCNLKVSRPNPRRYTAGIRTLPQADVLLHRPADIVEKVADGEIDLGITGLDLVEEQRGDRDDLLVIYDDLGFGRAELVIAVPDSWIDVSSWRDLADLSVELQGQGRPLRIATKYPNQVRAFCYAHGINFFRLIDSQGATEAAPGLGYADIIADITETGTTLRDNQLKIVGGQLLRSQACLVANRATLRADAQKLAAVRTVLELVEARQRGRQFVQVVANVPGASAEEVGRKVAQKRDLAGMQGPTVAPVWTPDGASFEWHTVTIVVRQEQVLSAIEHLRTLGGDGITVTTAQYVFTAHSDEYQRLLRALDLA
- the hisD gene encoding histidinol dehydrogenase, with the protein product MTLPIFDDVAEAQRTVLRRVSLDEVVVPPSMLDANERLFGERISPDEAVRRIVADVRGRGDAAIREWSAKLDGFGGGALEVPRAEIEAAAARLDPDLLDALRLSAEQIERFHKRQARNSWVDFSAEGALGQIVVPLQRVGLYAPGGSAPLPSSLLMAAIPARVAGVDEIVVCSPPQRATGTVADIVLAAALVAGVDRVFAIGGAQAIAAMAYGSESVPQVDKIAGPGNLFVVLAKRQVYGVVGIEALPGPTETMVIADANADPRLAAADLLAQAEHDLVASAILLTPSRALAEAVQAEVSRQLEQLSRAEIAAQSIAARGGAVVVPDLDAAFALANAYAPEHLCLLVDEPWQHVGKVRNAGGIFLGERSFEVLGDYVAGPSHIMPTGGTARYASPVNVDDFRKVISLVGLNEAALARIGPAAARLARAEGLTAHESAVRQRLGE